From the genome of Toxoplasma gondii ME49 chromosome XII, whole genome shotgun sequence:
tgccctcgctctctctgtgttcttcacgttcgttttctccacgTTTGTCACTattcttgtcttctctctctgctgcggcgagagaagaagcagacgataCAGAAGAAGGCCCAAGAACAGGAACCGGTGGGGCCTCTCCCTCCGGCAAATGCAGTTCGAGCAAGTCTTGTTCTCTCACTTCAGACAGTTCGCTTAGGCGCCGCGAGGACCCTTCGGAGCCGAGAGACGTGTccgcttctgcatgcacctttCCCGCACgcacagaagacgcagaaaaagaccctggagaaagtgaagcagaagaaagagggagagaagcaagagatgGAGAtggaagtgaagaagggagaggcagaggaggagagggagaagaagagggaagagacgttggaaagggagaaggaaaagaaggtgGATTGGTCAAGGCTGTTGCTTCGACTGTCTGTTGGGtgactggagagacagagggggtgaggggagaaaagaagagaggatcGTGCACTTGAGCTCCTGCTGCCGGAGCTGTCTTTTCATCTGGGGATGCCTGTACACCTGGGCGTGCCTGTTCCCCtgggggtgtctgtacacctgggagtgcctgtacacctggaggtgcctgtacacctggaagtgcctgtacacctggaggtgtctgtacacctgggagtgtctgtacacctgggaGTGCCTGTACACCTGGAGGTGCCTCTACACCTGGAGGTGCTTGTTCCCCTGGAGGTGCCTGTACACCTGGAGGTGCCTGTACACCTGGAGGTGCCTGCACACCTAGAGGTGCTTGTTCCCCtgggggtgtctgtacacctgggagtgcctgtacacctggaggtgcctgtacacctggaagtgcctgtacacctggaggtgtatgtacacctgggaGTGCCTGTACACCTGGAGGTGCCTGTAAACCTGGAGGTGCTTGTTCCCCtgggggtgtctgtacacctggaggtgcctgtacacctggaagtgcctgtacacctggaggtgtctgtacacctgggagtgtctgtacacctgggaGTGCCTGTACACCTTGAGGTATCTGTACACCTGGGGATGCCTGTACACCTGGGGGTGCCTGTACACCTGGAAGTGCCTGTACACCtggaggtgtctgtacacctgggagtgtctgtacacctgggaGTGCCTGTACACCTGGAGGTGCCTCTACACCTGGAGGTGCTTGTTCCCCTGGAGGTGCCTGTACACCTGGAGGTGCCTGTACACCTGGAGGTGCCTGCACACCTAGAGGTGCTTGTTCCCCtgggggtgtctgtacacctggaagtgcctgtacacctggaggtgtctgtacacctgggagtgtctgtacacctgggaGTGCCTGTACACCTTGAGGTATCTGTACACCTGGGGATGCCTGTACACCTGGGGGTGCCTGTTCCCCTgagggtgtctgtacacctggaggTGCATGTACACCTGGAGTCTCCCGGGAGGACGACTGAGAGAGATTCGTTTCCAAACCAGCAAAGGGataggaagaagaaagaggagaaggaaaaggaggcgaaagaagagccggagaagaaagagaaggagaaggaagcgagagccCGAGAGGGGGAACAGGAGACGGCGGAGGCTGGGGAAGCGCTTGGCCTGCAGCAGCCGGGGAATTTCCAAACGACGGAAGAGGCCCttgggaagaagagagagaagggagtgGTGAATACGAGGGCGGCAGGGCcgaaggagcagagacaggagaaggaagagcaggagaagctaggacaggaggaagggagggggaagggagaggagaggaagtcatagccggagaaggaagagaggaaggattTAAAGAAGAAAGGGCAGGTTGAGCGGATGACTCGGGCATGACGGGGAGCGAAGGCCCGACTTGAggcgggaagaaggaaagattAGCATCTGAAGAGGGGGAGCTCTGAGGCACTGCAGCGAGAGGCAGTCCACCCTTTTGTCCGGACCGCCGTGCATACACCGCAAGTGGAAGAGGCGCTTGTCCTCTAGAGAGTTGAGGGAAAGCAGCAGCCGAGAAAGAATCAGACAGTGGCGCCtccgacagagagatagccacagggagagaggcaggaagagcTTGTGCCTCAGGTTCTCTCTGTACGTACATAGAAGGGGAAGGGTCCACCGCTGTGCGCGACTTTGCAGCCTCGTCACCTGCCTGAACGACGCTGGGTGACGCagccggagaaggagaaagagaagcatacactggaggagaaggagacaaagatggagaaggagacaaagagggaggaggagacaaagggggcgagagagagggacgaggcggcagagaTGGAACAGGGAGAGTGGGAGGACCAGaggcaggaggaagagaagggacagggacagaagaacgagactcAGGTTGGACTGCTGCCTGCGTCTGCGCTGTTCCTTCTTGCCCGTCAAGAGTAGCAGGTGTTTTCGAGTCCAGAGGGGAGAGTTGCGGATACACTAGCGGGGTCACGGCTGGAGTCAGAGGCACATGAGGGGACGAAGGATAGTGAGGAGAGTCTTCAGACTCTGTTTTGCCCGTTTCATGACCGAGAACTGCCTCGCCTTTCGTGTCTGAAGCAACAGGACTTTGGTCGGAAGAAGGATGCAGAGACCCTCTGTCATTCGCATCAGAAGAAACAGGGGTGGCCTCTTTCTCCCGgagtctctcgcctccgcgattctctcctccgccggcactttcttgtttctctcgttctccctgtTCTTCCCCTCTGCGTTCGTTTCGCGTCTCGGTTTTCCGTGGGGGGGCATCTCCTCGCAGCTCTCCAATGTCGTCTGACCCAGTCCTTtgttgttcctctctcttcgcttctcgctcctcctcctcagtttcttgtttcttgcggttcgcctccttctcgagTGTCTGCTGGAGGCGCAGCGGCAGTTGCAggcgcgtttttttctgttgctcGTGGAAGCTGGCCAGAGTCGCTTGGTGAGACTCTCGCAGATGCTGCAGCTCGTGCGCCTGCAGGAGCGACTCCTCTTCGAGACGGCGCAGCAACGTCTGTTGCTGCTGGCatgcgaaggcgagaagcagcagcgaaaAGCCTGTCAGCAGAGACATCGTCGTCGCGCAAGTCAGGCGGCGacctgcagagagcgagagagcacagcgacgcagagacagaaagtcgAACGCGGAGGTGCAGCAGGGAGATTCGCGAGAGGCTACGGAGAGCGTACtcaggcgaggagagaagtgccaagggagaagagagagggaaacgagaaagaggagaaaagaggaacagaacgcgagagaaaagcgagggacgcgaagacgaaggaaaacgatGGAGTTTGCAGGCGAAGGGAAGGAACAAATACACGAGGACAaacgcaagagaagagacagacacagaaaaaaaagtggGGAAAGAAGGCGCCTCTCAGCTTGGCAGAAAGGAATCGTCGTCGGATGTGCCTACCTTTCATGACTCGGTCTGCGAGAAATCCGCCTGCGACGGCACCTCCGATCCCTCCAATGTCGAAGATCATGCTGGCGTATCCTGCagtggctgcatgcatcctcGCTTCCTTTGCAAGAAAGAACGGCAGccaaaagagaagcgagtACCGAATCAGTTTAATTACAAAGTAcgcgcagctgcagctgaGGACGAAGGGGACGTTCCACacgatggagagaaaggagagttCTGCGGGGCGCCGCGGcgacgcgtttttctctgcgtgcatgcagcggcgtcTGGCCTTCGACGGCGAGGCAGACCGCGGCGACGCCTGTGCGTCCTTTCCTCCCGCCGCGCCTACGGAGCAAGccgttcctgtctcctcctcgctggAGGCCTCCTGGCGCGACGCGTctcgcagcttcttcacGCGCATGTGAGgcacggagacagagagttCGAGGCCAGACAACgcggagggcgaggagacagacgagacgccgtcaagaagcgaggcggcgtgcgtcttctctgcatggGTACTCGCCTGCGCGGGCGCGCCTGCAGTCCAGTCCTCGAACTCGACCACAAGactgtctcctgtccctcCACTCTGTCGAAAGAGGTCGGAAGGACGAGAGCGCGGGTCAGACTCTTCTGaaagctcttcttcgtcgctggaGCTGCTGTGCGCAGTCAAAGGCTGCGGAACCGCGGGAGGCGTCGTCGGCCCCGCGTCGAGTTGAGACacaaaggaaggagacagcgacggcgagaTCAGGCGCGAGACGCCGTCTGCAGTCTCACcagcaggcgaagacgcgtCCAGCGCCGACGGCGCGCCTCTGCATCCAGCGGCTTCAGTCGCCTCAGTGAAACTCGAAGCCTCCGATCCGCTCCGGCAcactctctcgcctttcagGGACGGCGGCGGGTGCGCAGGCGCGGCGACCGCTGGAGgagttgcatgcgttgaTTGGCTTCTCACGAGCGCCACAGGAGGGGCATCCTCGCTGGCGCCGAATTCGTCCGCGCCGGGCTTGTCctggagcagagagaagccttGTTTCTGGCGCTTCGAGACAGTTCgcctggagacagaagaagagagctcGGTGGAGGTGGGGACAACgcgagaggcggaagaagggagacagaagcagaggacgaaggtgGCGAGGCCGCAGATGagcgccgagagaagaaagacggcgCGCCAGCCTACGCGAGAAGCCACGAAGGCCGCGAAGGCGGTCGAAGCGATCGCTCCTGCAAAGAACGAAGGGAGGGGCGgacggggagagacagcgaggaagggagaaagacaaTGAACCGcggacgggagagaaaatcgaaaaaagaaacagaaacggagagaaaaaacagagaagagagaaggaagcgaaaaggtCACACGGAcgaggggaggaagagagagaagagaagagaggagaaagcagaagaaggcagtcGAACCAGAGgatgaagagaggaagacgacgctATTGGCGAATAGCAGTTGAACCAGCAAGTTCGTGGAAAACGCTGAAAAAGAGGACAGGTCGTGAGGTATCTGACTGACTGGTCGTTCCGTCAAAAGTCCAAGCGGATTGTTTGGCATCAAATATGACAGACATAAAAACGCGTAACGGACCCGACGAAGAACTGGACATTCTGTTCTCACTCTCCGTGGTAGACGCAGTCAACGAATTGCGCTGTGatttttttcattttttAGGCAATGGTTGTTCTAAGACTTGGAACAGACTGTAACTGAGACAAAGGTAGTTTTTTTTATGGGGACCTACGGATCCCACGCGACATGGACGACTGATTTCGATCTTGAGGGTCTTTttttaccggatccaagttctgtTCTGCTGTGTTGGCAGAGCGTAGGACACTGAAATCGAGCACTATTCGCTGTTTTTTGAGCAATCCCGTAGGCGAATTAGTGCCAGTCACTAGCATACAGGGGAAGCAGGCCATGGAGACCGAAGCGCGGTTTCTCTACGTCTTTCACAGGCGCACCCAGACTGGAACATCAGGCATGCTGAGTCTTCTCAAAAATTCTTGCAacacgaggagagagcgtGGATCGAGCAAGCCGCGGCATCCTACAgatttgcatgcgtcgtcgAAGCACGGGCAGGACATAGAGATTCGCTGTCTGCTACGGCTCAGAAAAGTTCCACCAAGTCTTCGTAAAGCGTACCTGTCTGCTGGCTCGTGGTCCAGAGCCCCATGGCTCGCCCGCGCTCTGTCTGCGAGAGACACTCCGTCAACGCCTTGACCAGAAGCGGGAAgacggctgcatgcgcgatgCCGTTGAGTCCCCACCAGCCCACCAAGAaagctggagaggaagagaggccgAAGGCCAACGTAGCGCCAGCTGAAATGAGGTAGCAGGCGCTCAGTCccagcgagagacggagacgcgcgagcgCGGGAGGCAACACGAACTGCCCGACAGCGTACAGGGCGAGGAACGAGGTGTCGATACACCCGAGGGAGTAGGTTGACAAGCCGAGGTTCCGGTGGACGTCCTCTTtcacgacagagaaaggttTCCGGGTGGAGTACAGGACGGCGTAGCAAAAGtaggagacaaggaagagtCGGAAGTGCTGCGGAGCAAaggggaggaaacgcagcAAACTGAGTTTTCGCCGGTGGTCCGCCGACGGTGCCTCTCCGTCGCCATGCCCGCCAGGTGTACATCCACCGGCGCGAGGAGCCTCGCGGCGCGATAGCGCGCCCGCCATTTCGCCGTTTTCAGTGCCTTTTGCGTTCTCTCCACTCCGGTCGCTGGTGGATCCGCGTAGCTTCCTCCCGCGGACGCCCCGTCCATTCGGCTCTTTGCTCAACAGGCTGGACAGTGGAGAAAAGCCGCGGGAAGCCGTGGGCGGCATTCCGTGTGTGACGAAGCTCGACGTCTCCACAGCGTGACGCAAGCCGCACACACCCGCCTCATCGCGCGTGTCGTCGACGTCGTCTGAGCAACGTGAACCCCCGGGTAATCTCGAAGGCATGCACTCGAAATTTCTCCGGGCTCCAGCGCTCGCacttcgctgtctgcttccAAGGCTTTCCATCGGAGGCAGAGATTCTCCACTCTACGGTTTGCTGCGAAAACGCGCCTATCCGAGCAGACGCGCCTCGCCAGGTCCACGAACTCGAACAGCCGAGCAAAACATGCTGGACAACAGGGAGGCGTGATTTTCTCGAAAGCGTGTACACTCGGGGGAGAATTCcggcgaaaaaaaacaaggtACGAAgtcggagacgccgagagacTGTTGCGAAAGGGGGGCGCAGAAATCCGccaagaaggcagaagggaaggcgcagaagagtGTGTGTGCAGCTGACAACTTTTTCTTCAAAAAATCGAGAgggcagaagcagcgacaggTGCGAAAACGGCAGAACTTCTCGACTGCCAGACAAACGGGGAGGAGAGGCAAGCGAACGCGGAGCGAGCCTTACAAAGGGAATCATTCATAGGTGTCTCGCGTTCTGCAATCACGCCGCAAAAAAGGTGATGCGACCTACGAATAAATcttcaaagaaaagaaagacaaaacgCCGTCTTCTCAGTCCCCCCCCTCCAGCATATCTGGCACGGAGAATGTTGGCGAACCGACAAGCCTGCTGGCGGTAGCTGTTTGCTCCCTACAAAGCTTTTGAGACGGAGTTGTAAAACATGGGCAATTTGATTCgaacacttagaggaagaCAGCTTTCTGCTTCTACGTAGTAGAACTGCAGCTGAAGCTTTGCTGGAGTTCTCCCTGTTTCTCGCAGCGGGTGAACGATAAACACTGGCACTCGCCAACTTCTTCCTGGTCCGTCGCCGACCTTGCGCGCATGTGCCAAGAGTGAAGAGCTGCGAAATGTTGGAGAATGAGCATGCAGGATGAaccgctttcttcctcaaaAAATGCTTGTATTTCGATTTATCCTGTCATTTCGTAGATTGTATTATGCTCGTCTCTCCTATCTTCCGCCTTTGTTCAAATGCGATTCTGTGTATTGCCTTGTGTCTTGCGTGATCATACGGTGTACGACAATCGTGTTACCTATCTCCATACACCTGAGGGATTCTAGCAATCCTGCTTGTTTAGTGCCGTGCTAAAACCTGCCTTTTATCCACGCGCGGCAGTGACGGATGCTAAATGTCCGCCATCTTCAATCGAATACGAAGTTATGGTTTGCCTTTTTTGAGCGGCTGTCACGACAACTAGCCGGGTGCCTGCACGATAATCGCATCGTTGCCCTGCCGTATATAGTCTGTGTATTACTTTTTTTCCTGCACTTTACGGCTGCCTCCTTTGAAGTCTGGGAAAAGGAGGTGGTAGCACCATTGCCAGCGAGAAGCCGTACTCAGCTAAAACGAGAAACATCGGTGGCACAGTTTAGCGCGAGGCAGTAAAGTAGTAGatgcgagaaaaacggaacgCAAAAGCGAAATTGGAGCCTGAAAATGTTCCTTTCCAAGAGACAGCCACAACACCGCAATCAACCGGAAAATAGTCTAGCTTTCTGGAGTGGAAACACCTGCTTCAATATCGCGAGTGCAGATTATCCACGAACAAGGGAAAAGCAACAGGGGAGTTTTTAGAAAATATAGATGTGGCAAGACAAGGGAACCTCACAGCTTTGTCGCAGAGGTGTCTTTTTCCATTTTCGACTCCAATGAAGCGTTACAGAGAAGACTGCAATACCTTGTGTGATGCGGCTCTGAGGTGAAACGTGGGAAGAGCTAGTTTCAATGGCAGCAGGTTCCATTTCTGATTTCTACAGGTCGCATTATGACGGGAGTCGAACGCCGGCAACTGGCCCAGGAGGTTGGAGGGAAACGGTGGAAATGAAACAACGCATTTCGCTCAAacacggaagaaaaaacagtaGTGTACAAGATGATTTGTTACCCTCAATATGGAGTCCACGAAACTGCGTAACGCATGTGAAGGCGAAGCAAATGTTGGCTGATTCGTTGCCTTGTCAGCGGGGTGGCTAGAATTCAAGGAAACTAAGTATCTCTAAAGCGCTGCAAAGAAAATCTCGAGTTCGGCACCAGTTAGTGGCAGCAAAAACAGTTGTAGACATGTATGCGCTAGTTTTTCTGGGAGAATCGTGGCTACACACTGAAAACTAGCCAGCATCTTCGTTAATGAT
Proteins encoded in this window:
- a CDS encoding zinc finger protein 36 family 3 protein (encoded by transcript TGME49_278800~Predicted trans-membrane domain (TMHMM2.0):149-172:191-214:220-240:249-272:284-307:311-334:636-659:684-707:713-736) — its product is MESLGSRQRSASAGARRNFECMPSRLPGGSRCSDDVDDTRDEAGVCGLRHAVETSSFVTHGMPPTASRGFSPLSSLLSKEPNGRGVRGRKLRGSTSDRSGENAKGTENGEMAGALSRREAPRAGGCTPGGHGDGEAPSADHRRKLSLLRFLPFAPQHFRLFLVSYFCYAVLYSTRKPFSVVKEDVHRNLGLSTYSLGCIDTSFLALYAVGQFVLPPALARLRLSLGLSACYLISAGATLAFGLSSSPAFLVGWWGLNGIAHAAVFPLLVKALTECLSQTERGRAMGLWTTSQQTGAIASTAFAAFVASRVGWRAVFLLSALICGLATFVLCFCLPSSASRVVPTSTELSSSVSRRTVSKRQKQGFSLLQDKPGADEFGASEDAPPVALVRSQSTHATPPAVAAPAHPPPSLKGERVCRSGSEASSFTEATEAAGCRGAPSALDASSPAGETADGVSRLISPSLSPSFVSQLDAGPTTPPAVPQPLTAHSSSSDEEELSEESDPRSRPSDLFRQSGGTGDSLVVEFEDWTAGAPAQASTHAEKTHAASLLDGVSSVSSPSALSGLELSVSVPHMRVKKLRDASRQEASSEEETGTACSVGAAGGKDAQASPRSASPSKARRRCMHAEKNASPRRPAELSFLSIVWNVPFVLSCSCAYFVIKLIRYSLLFWLPFFLAKEARMHAATAGYASMIFDIGGIGGAVAGGFLADRVMKGRRLTCATTMSLLTGFSLLLLAFACQQQQTLLRRLEEESLLQAHELQHLRESHQATLASFHEQQKKTRLQLPLRLQQTLEKEANRKKQETEEEEREAKREEQQRTGSDDIGELRGDAPPRKTETRNERRGEEQGEREKQESAGGGENRGGERLREKEATPVSSDANDRGSLHPSSDQSPVASDTKGEAVLGHETGKTESEDSPHYPSSPHVPLTPAVTPLVYPQLSPLDSKTPATLDGQEGTAQTQAAVQPESRSSVPVPSLPPASGPPTLPVPSLPPRPSLSPPLSPPPSLSPSPSLSPSPPVYASLSPSPAASPSVVQAGDEAAKSRTAVDPSPSMYVQREPEAQALPASLPVAISLSEAPLSDSFSAAAFPQLSRGQAPLPLAVYARRSGQKGGLPLAAVPQSSPSSDANLSFFPPQVGPSLPVMPESSAQPALSSLNPSSLPSPAMTSSPLPSPSLPPVLASPALPSPVSAPSALPPSYSPLPSLSSSQGPLPSFGNSPAAAGQALPQPPPSPVPPLGLSLPSPSLSSPALLSPPFPSPLSSSYPFAGLETNLSQSSSRETPGVHAPPGVQTPSGEQAPPGVQASPGVQIPQGVQALPGVQTLPGVQTPPGVQALPGVQTPPGEQAPLGVQAPPGVQAPPGVQAPPGEQAPPGVEAPPGVQALPGVQTLPGVQTPPGVQALPGVQAPPGVQASPGVQIPQGVQALPGVQTLPGVQTPPGVQALPGVQAPPGVQTPPGEQAPPGLQAPPGVQALPGVHTPPGVQALPGVQAPPGVQALPGVQTPPGEQAPLGVQAPPGVQAPPGVQAPPGEQAPPGVEAPPGVQALPGVQTLPGVQTPPGVQALPGVQAPPGVQALPGVQTPPGEQARPGVQASPDEKTAPAAGAQVHDPLFFSPLTPSVSPVTQQTVEATALTNPPSFPSPFPTSLPSSSPSPPLPLPSSLPSPSLASLPLSSASLSPGSFSASSVRAGKVHAEADTSLGSEGSSRRLSELSEVREQDLLELHLPEGEAPPVPVLGPSSVSSASSLAAAEREDKNSDKRGENEREEHRESEGRLPHSELEPRVKAEKTGDASSVGRGAPREAVNDRKTILTDAERVSSSQLDERTRAFFAQTRGGMQRETESETQSEEEREKKRAKEEFFLASAEEAVRHTQEEEEAKLLAQQEDERLALLERQRARQEKKEEERWMELYRLLFFMFAVGFCIASPDSILGATAAQDLVERGSIAPGPSSDKALAVVAAFINGMGAVGALLQGVCTATVTEQFGWDALFGLLCVLSMASSLLLLPACLEESRSQCALSRPSTSADCSVSCRFWRGRHREEFSGGRKVSKADRQTRLCQDEDRKREGGQKHRSSRDVRLDEGSPVRMRTEREAAGREIV